The Pangasianodon hypophthalmus isolate fPanHyp1 chromosome 13, fPanHyp1.pri, whole genome shotgun sequence genome includes a window with the following:
- the LOC113528545 gene encoding splicing factor U2AF 65 kDa subunit, with protein MSDFEEFEKQLSENRQEREKERHRKRSRSGSPSRGEKHHTREKRKSRDCRSSSRDHKKHSHSPRKTRKKKSYKYWDVPAPGFEHITPLQYKAMQAAGQIPTIALLATSSTAGMAVTPAQVPAVGSQMTRQARRLYVGNIPFGVTEESMAEFFNTQMRFVGLSQTPSNPVLAVQINQDKNFAFLEFRSVDETTQAMAFDGINFQGQALKIRRPHDYRPLPGISEQPAFHVPGVVSTVVPDSPNKLFIGGLPNYLNDDQVKELLTSFGPLKAFNLVKDSATSLSKGYAFCEYVEIGATDQAVAGLNGMQLGDKKLIVQRASVGAKNANPTVITESPVSLQVPGLQRLQNSAMPTAVLCLLNMVLPEELLDDDDYEEILEDVREECCKYGSVRSIEIPRPVHGVEVPGCGKIFVEYGSAADCQKAMQALTGRKFANRVVVTKYYDPDLYHRHEF; from the exons ATGTCCGATTTCGAAGAGTTCGAGAAACAGCTGAGCGAAAATAGGCAAG agagagagaaggaaaggcaCAGGAAAAGGAGCCGGAGTGGCTCACCAAGTCGTGGTGAGAAACATCACACCCGAGAGAAGCGCAAAAGCCGTGATTGCCGGAGCAGTTCCAGAGATCATAAAAAACACAG TCATTCTCCAcggaaaacaagaaagaaaaagtcatACAAATACTGGGATGTTCCAGCACCAGGATTtgaacacatcacaccactgcagTACAAAGCTATGCAAG CTGCTGGGCAGATCCCTACCATAGCGCTTCTGGCTACGTCCAGTACGGCAGGAATGGCTGTGACGCCAGCGCAGGTGCCCGCTGTTGGCAGCCAAATGACCAGACAAGCGCGACGTCTGTATGTTGGCAACATACCATTTGGAGTCACTGAG GAGTCAATGGCAGAGTTCTTTAATACTCAAATGAGATTTGTTGGACTTTCCCAAACACCCAGCAACCCTGTGCTTGCAGTGCAGATCAATCAGGATAAAAACTTTGCCTTCCTTGAG TTTCGATCTGTAGATGAAACCACACAGGCCATGGCGTTTGACGGAATCAACTTTCAGGGGCAGGCACTGAAGATCCGGCGACCTCATGACTATCGACCTCTGCCTGGTATTTCTGAGCAGCCTGCTTTCCATGTACCAG GAGTTGTATCCACAGTTGTACCAGACTCTCCCAATAAACTCTTCATTGGAGGTTTGCCCAACTATCTTAATGACGatcag GTTAAGGAGCTTTTGACATCATTTGGACCACTCAAAGCCTTCAACCTTGTCAAAGACAGTGCTACATCACTGTCCAAAGGCTATGCTTTCTGTGAATATGTGGAGATTGGTGCCACTGACCAG GCAGTGGCAGGGCTGAATGGAATGCAGCTTGGTGATAAAAAGCTCATCGTCCAGCGTGCCAGTGTCGGGGCAAAGAATGCAAATCCA ACTGTGATCACAGAGAGTCCGGTGAGCCTGCAGGTACCTGGGTTGCAGAGGCTGCAGAACTCAGCCATGCCCACTGCAGTGCTGTGCCTCCTCAACATGGTGCTGCCTGAGGAGCTGCTTGACGATGATGACTATGAAGAGATCCTAGAGGACGTCAGGGAGGAGTGCTGTAAATACGGCAGCGTGCGCTCCATTGAGATCCCTCGACCTGTCCACGGAGTGGAAGTGCCTGGCTGTGGGAAG
- the LOC113527900 gene encoding dehydrogenase/reductase SDR family member 7C-B isoform X1: MHGKTVLNCIICSVQIVKLCLRDLVLKISKTTMDKYHSAESQMTTVLLLSLVVVVAAGIFQLYSVILKLLHKTPVQNKVVLITDSLSALGNECAKLFHKRGARLILCGKNWEKLEALAQQLVNESDPILTFPPKLIELDFTDMETLPDVISDVLDCYGYLDMLIINSSMKVKAPAQSLSLEMDKMVMDVNYFGPITLVKGVLPSMISRRSGHILLVNSIQGKLAVPFRTTYAASKHAVQAFFDCLRAEVQESGISVSTISHTFINAAPTTQHTTTSNSILSGKSTSQSSHKPNTHTVPLDFCPIVSFSLKSAVLTGQKSHGISPEKMANAILQALGSKKKEIIMAHSISKAAIYTRSLFPNLFFAVTAAGVRNAAGVEPVQ; the protein is encoded by the exons ATGCATGGCAAGACTGTTCTGAATTGTATCATCTGTTCAGTTCAGATTGTAAAGCTAT GTTTACGTGACTTGGTACTGAAGATTTCAAAAACCACCATGGATAAATACCACAGTGCA GAGTCTCAGATGACCACGGTTTTGCTGCTGTCTCTTGTGGTGGTGGTCGCAGCAGGAATATTCCAGCTGTACAGTGTGATACTGAAACTGCTGCACAAAACACCTGTGCAAAACAAAGTAGTGCTAATAACCGATTCATTGTCAGCCCTGGGGAATG AGTGTGCAAAACTCTTCCACAAGCGGGGAGCTCGGCTGATCCTTTGTGGGAAGAACTGGGAAAAGCTTGAAGCTCTTGCACAACAGCTGGTCAATGAATCAGATCCTATTTTA ACATTCCCACCAAAGTTAATAGAGCTGGACTTCACAGACATGGAGACATTGCCAGATGTGATTTCAGATGTACTTGACTGTTATGGCTACCTGGACATGCTCATCATAAACAGCAGCATGAAAGTGAAGGCACCTGCACAGTCTCTGTCTCTGGAAATGGACAAGATGGTTATGGATGTCAACTACTTTGGACCAATCACACTGGTCAAAG GTGTTCTGCCCTCAATGATCTCCAGAAGGTCTGGCCACATTCTCCTGGTCAACAGCATTCAGGGAAAACTGGCCGTTCCCTTCCGAACAACTT ATGCTGCCTCCAAACATGCGGTACAAGCCTTCTTCGACTGCTTAAGAGCTGAGGTGCAAGAGTCTGGCATCTCTGTTAGTACCATCAGTCATACCTTCATAAACGCTGCTCCAACAACCCAGCATACCACCACAAGCAATTCCATCCTGTCAGGTAAATCCACCTCACAATCCTCTcataaaccaaacacacacacggtccCTCTTGACTTTTGTCCAATTGTCTCCTTCTCATTGAAATCTGCAGTCTTAACAGGACAGAAATCTCATGGCATTTCACCAGAGAAGATGGCCAATGCAATACTCCAAGCATTGGGCAGTAAGAAGAAGGAAATCATCATGGCCCACTCCATCTCAAAAGCAGCTATCTACACCCGCTCTCTCTTTCCCAACCTCTTCTTCGCTGTAACGGCAGCAGGAGTACGGAATGCTGCAGGTGTGGAGCCAGTGCAGTGA
- the LOC113527900 gene encoding dehydrogenase/reductase SDR family member 7C-B isoform X2 codes for MHGKTVLNCIICSVQIVKLCLRDLVLKISKTTMDKYHSAESQMTTVLLLSLVVVVAAGIFQLYSVILKLLHKTPVQNKVVLITDSLSALGNECAKLFHKRGARLILCGKNWEKLEALAQQLVNESDPILTFPPKLIELDFTDMETLPDVISDVLDCYGYLDMLIINSSMKVKAPAQSLSLEMDKMVMDVNYFGPITLVKGVLPSMISRRSGHILLVNSIQGKLAVPFRTTYAASKHAVQAFFDCLRAEVQESGISVSTISHTFINAAPTTQHTTTSNSILSVLTGQKSHGISPEKMANAILQALGSKKKEIIMAHSISKAAIYTRSLFPNLFFAVTAAGVRNAAGVEPVQ; via the exons ATGCATGGCAAGACTGTTCTGAATTGTATCATCTGTTCAGTTCAGATTGTAAAGCTAT GTTTACGTGACTTGGTACTGAAGATTTCAAAAACCACCATGGATAAATACCACAGTGCA GAGTCTCAGATGACCACGGTTTTGCTGCTGTCTCTTGTGGTGGTGGTCGCAGCAGGAATATTCCAGCTGTACAGTGTGATACTGAAACTGCTGCACAAAACACCTGTGCAAAACAAAGTAGTGCTAATAACCGATTCATTGTCAGCCCTGGGGAATG AGTGTGCAAAACTCTTCCACAAGCGGGGAGCTCGGCTGATCCTTTGTGGGAAGAACTGGGAAAAGCTTGAAGCTCTTGCACAACAGCTGGTCAATGAATCAGATCCTATTTTA ACATTCCCACCAAAGTTAATAGAGCTGGACTTCACAGACATGGAGACATTGCCAGATGTGATTTCAGATGTACTTGACTGTTATGGCTACCTGGACATGCTCATCATAAACAGCAGCATGAAAGTGAAGGCACCTGCACAGTCTCTGTCTCTGGAAATGGACAAGATGGTTATGGATGTCAACTACTTTGGACCAATCACACTGGTCAAAG GTGTTCTGCCCTCAATGATCTCCAGAAGGTCTGGCCACATTCTCCTGGTCAACAGCATTCAGGGAAAACTGGCCGTTCCCTTCCGAACAACTT ATGCTGCCTCCAAACATGCGGTACAAGCCTTCTTCGACTGCTTAAGAGCTGAGGTGCAAGAGTCTGGCATCTCTGTTAGTACCATCAGTCATACCTTCATAAACGCTGCTCCAACAACCCAGCATACCACCACAAGCAATTCCATCCTGTCAG TCTTAACAGGACAGAAATCTCATGGCATTTCACCAGAGAAGATGGCCAATGCAATACTCCAAGCATTGGGCAGTAAGAAGAAGGAAATCATCATGGCCCACTCCATCTCAAAAGCAGCTATCTACACCCGCTCTCTCTTTCCCAACCTCTTCTTCGCTGTAACGGCAGCAGGAGTACGGAATGCTGCAGGTGTGGAGCCAGTGCAGTGA
- the LOC113527900 gene encoding dehydrogenase/reductase SDR family member 7C-B isoform X3, protein MDKYHSAESQMTTVLLLSLVVVVAAGIFQLYSVILKLLHKTPVQNKVVLITDSLSALGNECAKLFHKRGARLILCGKNWEKLEALAQQLVNESDPILTFPPKLIELDFTDMETLPDVISDVLDCYGYLDMLIINSSMKVKAPAQSLSLEMDKMVMDVNYFGPITLVKGVLPSMISRRSGHILLVNSIQGKLAVPFRTTYAASKHAVQAFFDCLRAEVQESGISVSTISHTFINAAPTTQHTTTSNSILSGKSTSQSSHKPNTHTVPLDFCPIVSFSLKSAVLTGQKSHGISPEKMANAILQALGSKKKEIIMAHSISKAAIYTRSLFPNLFFAVTAAGVRNAAGVEPVQ, encoded by the exons ATGGATAAATACCACAGTGCA GAGTCTCAGATGACCACGGTTTTGCTGCTGTCTCTTGTGGTGGTGGTCGCAGCAGGAATATTCCAGCTGTACAGTGTGATACTGAAACTGCTGCACAAAACACCTGTGCAAAACAAAGTAGTGCTAATAACCGATTCATTGTCAGCCCTGGGGAATG AGTGTGCAAAACTCTTCCACAAGCGGGGAGCTCGGCTGATCCTTTGTGGGAAGAACTGGGAAAAGCTTGAAGCTCTTGCACAACAGCTGGTCAATGAATCAGATCCTATTTTA ACATTCCCACCAAAGTTAATAGAGCTGGACTTCACAGACATGGAGACATTGCCAGATGTGATTTCAGATGTACTTGACTGTTATGGCTACCTGGACATGCTCATCATAAACAGCAGCATGAAAGTGAAGGCACCTGCACAGTCTCTGTCTCTGGAAATGGACAAGATGGTTATGGATGTCAACTACTTTGGACCAATCACACTGGTCAAAG GTGTTCTGCCCTCAATGATCTCCAGAAGGTCTGGCCACATTCTCCTGGTCAACAGCATTCAGGGAAAACTGGCCGTTCCCTTCCGAACAACTT ATGCTGCCTCCAAACATGCGGTACAAGCCTTCTTCGACTGCTTAAGAGCTGAGGTGCAAGAGTCTGGCATCTCTGTTAGTACCATCAGTCATACCTTCATAAACGCTGCTCCAACAACCCAGCATACCACCACAAGCAATTCCATCCTGTCAGGTAAATCCACCTCACAATCCTCTcataaaccaaacacacacacggtccCTCTTGACTTTTGTCCAATTGTCTCCTTCTCATTGAAATCTGCAGTCTTAACAGGACAGAAATCTCATGGCATTTCACCAGAGAAGATGGCCAATGCAATACTCCAAGCATTGGGCAGTAAGAAGAAGGAAATCATCATGGCCCACTCCATCTCAAAAGCAGCTATCTACACCCGCTCTCTCTTTCCCAACCTCTTCTTCGCTGTAACGGCAGCAGGAGTACGGAATGCTGCAGGTGTGGAGCCAGTGCAGTGA
- the im:6904045 gene encoding protein NATD1 translates to MGLHTMLSRNAVCRGARRLSKIKSSTSPFCVLSSEPFRVFHDRQQRRFTVTLDDGGKVQSAVLKYSRTSDAHVHLLSTEVPESFRGQGVAASLAKAALDFVVEERLKARISCWYIKKYVDENPHRGYQEHIED, encoded by the exons ATGGGACTGCACACAATGCTCTCTCGAAACGCCGTCTGTAGAGGAGCTCGGAGGCTGAGCAAAATCAAATCAAGCACGTCTCCATTTTGTGTTTTGAGCAGCGAGCCATTCCGAGTGTTTCACGACAGGCAACAGCGTCGTTTCACTGTCACACTCGACGACGGAG GTAAAGTGCAAAGCGCGGTGCTGAAGTACTCACGCACGAGTGACGCGCACGTGCATTTGTTATCAACTGAAGTTCCGGAGTCTTTCAGAGGTCAAGGAGTAGCTGCGAGTCTGGCCAAG GCTGCACTGGACTTTGTGGTTGAAGAAAGACTAAAAGCAAGAATCTCGTGTtggtatattaaaaaatatgtcGATGAAAATCCACATCGTGGATATCAGGAGCACATTGAAGACTAA
- the si:dkey-282h22.5 gene encoding uncharacterized protein si:dkey-282h22.5: MMRLKRDLILLLLISLCVAQKKSTQETWEHRDKTNGKSCSNLTQVLDNWKYAIMYQVKDLLVNDHASVLPEYVRIKSLSDAVDDLYKQFNTLKDNLAKLTSKFDKVEDFVDELQAGKIPKAWLWKAPQRPPLRVPTQTPMRASGRGQWVRRARARRGPGT, encoded by the exons ATGATGAGATTGAAGAGGGATCTGATCCTGCTGCTGCTCATCTCTTTATGTGTCGCTCAGAAGAAGAGCACTCAGGAAACATGGGAGCACAGAG ACAAAACAAATGGTAAAAGCTGCTCAAACCTGACCCAAGTGCTGGACAACTGGAAATATGCCATCATGTACCAGGTGAAGGATCTGCTGGTCAATGACCATGCCTCAGTCTTACCTGAGTATGTGAG GATCAAGTCTCTGTCTGATGCAGTAGATGACCTCTATAAGCAATTCAACACTCTGAAGGACAACCTGGCCAAACTCACCAGTAAATTCGATAAAGTGGAGGACTTTGTGGATGAGCTGCAGGCAGGGAAGATACCCAAAGCCTGGCTGTGGAAGGCACCACAGCGTCCACCCTTGAGAGTGCCGACCCAGACACCAATGAGGGCCTCGGGCAGAGGACAGTGGGTTCGGAGGGCAAGAGCCAGGAGAGGCCCTGGTACTTAG